From the Kogia breviceps isolate mKogBre1 chromosome 10, mKogBre1 haplotype 1, whole genome shotgun sequence genome, the window TCCAGTCCCTTCAGTCAGAGGGAACCTTATAGAGCATTGGTCCAAACCCTCACTTCAGAGATGAGGAGAACTGCAGTCCAGGGAAGGCAAGTGACTGAATGAGATCCCAGAGCTTAAGTGGCAGCCAGTGCTCCCCTAACCGCCCCTCCCTTCCCGCCTCTCTCAGGGCCTCTCACCATGAGGATGCACTCCCAGGCCATCCACCGGATGGGCAGCACCGCCCGGCCCTGCACACGGTAATAGTCCCCGGCGTAGAGGTTCCGGCTCATGCCAAAGTCAGCGATTTTGATGGTGAAATTTTCCCCAACCAGGCAGTTCCTTGTGGCCAAGTCCCGATGCACAAAGTTGAGTGTGGCCAGATAGCGCATGCCCGAGGCAATCTGGGCCGCCACATGCAGCAGCATGGGGTAGCTGAGTGTGGAAGCCGACAGCAGCGGGTCATAGGGGCAGCCCTAGACTCATCCCCACCTCACAGATTCCTGGGAGATGAAGGACAGCCCTCTCCCCAGGACTGGGTTACCCCCTCCTCCTGGTGCGGAGATGGAAAGCCCTGGTGGAGGCCAGCGGGTAGGTGCCCACTCAGCCTTTCTTTAGCTCATCCGACCCCAGGGAGCTACCGCTTTTGTCATGCTCCACAATCTGGACTCGGGGACAGTGAGGGTGAGAGAGCACAGGGAAGTTCCTGACAGGGTCCAAGTCCCTTCACCACCCTCACTGTCGTAATCACCAGCCTTTCTGCCCCTCAAGTTCTAGATGAACATGGCCACGTGTGTCTCATGCCAGGCCCCCTCCCGGAACCTCTACCTGCCTGCCCACCCCATGTTCCCCCTTTCCCTCTAAGCTGGAGTGAGGGGAGCGGAGGAGACCCCCTGGTGTACCTGATGGTGGGCCCCTGGGCCGCCTCCCCATCTCTGTCCTCCTCCACTGCCTTGTCCTCTAGCTGGTGGGCACTGAGGAACTGGTTGAGGTCACCATTCTCCATGTAATCAGTTATCATGCAGAGGGGGTCGTCCTGCACACACACGCCCAGGAGCCGGATAATGTTTGGGTCCTTTAGCCTTGACATGATCTTCACCTCCTTCAGGAAATCATTCCTGGAGAAGCAGGGAGAAGGTGGTGGGACGCCGAGGGGCTGACCTGCAGCTTCCCTCCAGCTCCCACAAACCAGTGCCCCACTCCCAGACCTCTAGTCACTAGTCCCCAGACACTTCCCCACTGTTGGTCTCCACCATGTTTGTCTCTAGATCGCTCCCCTCTCTTCAtcgcctcccccctcccttcttccAGATGCCATCCCTGGTCCTCACCTGGCATTCTTGGTGGCATCTGGCCGTAGGATCTTGACAGCTACCAGTAAAGGGTGTTCCTTATGCACACTAAGGGGGAAATCAAGACTGACCAGATCTTGAGGGTTCTCTACCTCACACAGGTGCACCTGGAGAAAGAAGGTGATTTGGTAGGGGGTCACAAGGTTCACCAAGGAGACATGGTCAACTGGGACAACACAGATGACGGTTTCCCAGCCAAGGGGGATGTTTGGGCATGGCatgaagagaggcagagagaggcagaCACTGCTGATGGCTGGGCAGGAATCCTTCTTACCTCCCCAAACTGGCCCTCACCAAGCTTCTCCTTGAAGCGGAGCCTCGACCGAGGGAAATCCACTCTGGGGGGCCCATCCCCAGCTGCCCCTGGGGGCAGCGCAGGCACAGCATAGGTGTTGCCTCCAGTGACACCCTGCAGGGTGACAATGTCAGCCTCGGCATAATGGGGGACGCtgttctggggaggtgggggcaggagcGGGGCACCCGGCTTCTCCGGCTCCATGTAGTCTCCACTGCAGGCTGGAGGATGAGGGAAAAGAAGACAGGACGAGGCATCAGGAACAGCCCCCGAGAGCCACGGTTCTCCACACCCCCGTCTCCCAGAGGTGCCCCGTCTCCCAGGTGGGTGAGAGACTGGGTCTACCCTCCTCTTCTCGGTATTCCACCTGCCAGCCTCAAAACAGAGAAGGCGCTGGCATGGGATAAGAGTTAGCTGCTACAGAGCTTTCAAGGCAGTGGAAATGGCTGAGCAAAGAATGTTATAAAGTCCTGTTCTCTAGGGATCCCAGCACAGTCCAAGACCATGAAAGAAGTCTTGGCTGCAAGTGGAATTCCTCTACCCACCATTGGAAGAAGGATGGTCCCAGCCATCCGGTCACCCTCCAATTTCCAAACCCATGACCCACTCACCACCAGCCACTGCCATTCACGTAGCCGCTCTACCGGTTGCTTTCATCCTTTCATCCTCCCTGCCATGGTTACCCAAGCCCTCCCTGACCCAACACACCAAGCTCAAAGACAAGCAGAGACAGGGGcacacagaggaagaggaaaacagtTCCTCACAGCCCGCACAACATGGAGTCTACAgacagaggagaggaagcagagctGTCCCGCCTTGGCCCTGGGGAAGGGGTGACGAGAAGAAGGTAACACAGAAGAGAAGAGCAGACAGGAAGGGCGGGGGCGTGAGCAGAGAGAGGACATGTGCGGGGAGAGGGCAAGCACTGGGGGAGAGGCCCTCCTTGCAGCTCTAGAGAGAGGGGAGAGTGAAGGAAGGGTTGTAAGAGAGCCTGGAGCCACCACAGCAACCTCCACTCTGGCTCTGGAGAGCTCAAGAGATGGGGTGGAACAGGAGGAGAGGAACGGAGCTGAGAACCAGGGAGCTTTCTACTTCTCAGCTCAAGGGGGAGGCCTTAAAAAGGAGCAAGCAGCAGCAGAGGAGAGCTAAGGGCACAAGAGCTTCCTCCTTGGGAGCTCAGGAGAGCAGAAGAGGCcacagtggggagaggagggagtgcAAGGTGTGAGGACTTTTCCCTGCCCCAGTGGAGGTACAGGGAGCCTGGCGGAGACTAGGGGCAGAGGGGCTTACCCTGGGTGTTGGTGGGTTTGGCCCAGGCGGGTGTGGGGGGGCCCGGGCCTCGAGGGGGGCGGGCGTAAGTGGCCAGAAGGAGACGGTAGGCTGGATTGGAGAGCAGCAACGCTGTCGGGAGAAGGAGGGGGGGAAACACGGGGAAGGGATGAGACTCAAGGCTAGACAGACAGGGAGACACAGAATAGGGCAAGACTAGGGCTGATGAGAACGAATGTACTAAGAGACAGAAATGGAATAAAACAAGCATCTGGAGAGTGCTGGATAACTGGATGGATAGGTGATGGATGGACAAacagatgatggatggatgatggaagattgCATGGATGGATAGTGAATGCATGGATAGATGATGGATGGACAaatagatgatggatggatgcatggttgatgaatggatgatggatggatgaatggacgtATGAATATATATGGATGGATGAACAAACAGATGGATGaatgatgaatggatatataaataTAGGTAGATGGATGGAATGAACATGGTGAGTCTAGGAGAGAGGAGCGGAGCCAGAAAGACACAATGAGAGGGCACAACAGAGATGAGAGAGGGATGTGTGTGGGACACAGAAACAGGATGAGAGCACTGGGGACTCTGAGTAATGCATGGAAAATTCCTGAGGGAGATTATATGGTAAGGACATGGAGTAATATAGAAGGCTGTGACCAGggacacagaaataaaatgagttGAAACTGGGGAAGACAGTAAAAGAAAGGAATggtaaaggagaggaaaaaggataCACTGAGAAGACAGGCAGAGGACGGAGGTGGGACTGGAACAAGGAAGGTCTTACCAGAGCCGTTGGGGACACTGGGAGCAGAGTGGGGCGGATTCCCGCGAGGCCGGGGCTCCTGGTAAGGGGGTGGTTCTCGAGGGCCTGGGCGGTTGTTGATGAGGATGGTATCCCCAGGGACAGAGAGGTGAACCGTCAGCTCCTCTTCTAACACGCGACGCTCGGCCTTGTCATGGGGAACGGGAAATAAAGCGCAGCTACAGCTCAGCGCGCACTTCCCAGCTCTTGGTTAAATCCTGCACCCGTGTTCCCTCCTTCAGTCCTCACGAAGTCCTGTAGTCGTATGTACTACTAACTCATCTCACAGGTTAAAGAAAGACTGAAGGGCATTTAAGTGGGTTCCCTGATGTCCCACAGTGGGATTCCAACCCAAATCCTACCAGTCCATAACTATTAACTTTAACGCATATCACCAGCCCTGGACTCTGGCCTGGAAGACGTGGGCTTAGGGTGTGCCGCACTTCTTCCAGTTGCTCCTCTAGCTCCACTCGCCACCTTCTCCCGCTGGGCTTCTGCCCCAAGAGGTCGATCAGTGTGGACTGCATCCACGGGCTGGGTCTGGGTTGGCCAGATAGGAGCCTCAGCAGGAGTTTGGAGGGCAGACAGGAAGTGAGGTCAGGGTGTTTattctcccagcccctccctaaGGGATGGACCCAGGTGAGCTGCATCCTGGAACTAAAGTCCATTGCCCCTCTCAGGCGCTCTCTCCACACACTCCTCCTAGATTCCTCCCGCGTTCCAGTAACTGCCTCCTTCTCTCACCCCACAGACCCAGGGATGGTAGCAGCTGTGCAGTGACCAGGCTGGGGGACTGCACTGCTTCTCGTGATTTACGTACACCCTGCCCACATCTTTCTACGTGGTCTCCTTACTAACCCTCCCTCAGATTATTCTCATCCGACTGTGCGCTATGGTCCCCGCTGGATCCTAACGAGCGCAGGAGTCCCGACACACGCTGGCCTCACCCTCCACACCCCCATCCTGCCACCCCTCCCCAGGCTGCCCCACCCCCGGCAGCCCAAGGCTCCCCACCCCACTCTGCCCACCTTGCTGAGGAGCTTGCGCCAGTGCAGCCGCCACAGCATGAGGGCGATgatgagcagcagcagcaggatgaTGGCCACCAGGCAGCCGATGAGGATGGCAGTCGGGCTCCCCTCGGCCTTGGCCACAGGCTGCTGGCCCCGGGGCTCCAGCTCTGGTGGAGGCAGAAGGGTCAGGACCACGGGAGGCTGAGGGGGCCCAGGGAGGACTGGTGACACAGGACCCACACGCCCTGGCGGGGGCCCCAGAGCAGCTCACCCAAGCTGCTGAAGTTGGTGGGAGGTGGGCCAGGTGGCCACCAGGGGGCTGGTGCGAAGGTGCCCCCCAAAGCCAGGGAGGAGTCATTCACAACAtctggggagaaggaagaaaaaaggggaggTCAGATCGGGAGGAGGTGACCAGAGGGAGGCACACATGCATGAGACCGAGGGAATTCTATTATTCGGTGAGGAGTAGGAGCAGGGCTGATACTCAATACATGTACCAACCAACCAGGGTAGGCGGTGGAACAGGATCCTGGAGGGTCCTGGACGGTTGTGGCGGTGCTGGATGTTAATCTTTTAGTTGCTGGATTGTGGGGAGAAGCGGGACTCCTGAGGAGAGCCCAGGGTGGGGGTCCTGGCTGTCAGGAGGCTTAGAGAAGAGGCTATTTCTCAACCAGCACAGAATATTTCAATGTTTTAACAACCACACTGTCATACTGCTCAACATCAGTCGTGAGTGAGGGGCTCATAAACGAAAGACTGAGACAggcagggggaaagggggagggaagtgTTCAAATTCTTGAGGGCAGCCTTACTTGTAAAGTCTCATTGGTGCCGGGAGTGGTTATTCGAGGGCACTATGGGTTAGTAATCCCAGAGGCTGGGAACTGGGCAGAGACCAGGGGCTTACCAGAGATGAAGGAGATTTCACTGAAGAGTAACCAGGGCCCAGCAAAGAGGAAGCGACACTGTAGAAAGCGGCCCACTCGGCCGCCCAGGGGCACTGACACAGTCCGGGCTCTGGGGTCCCCCAGGCTGCCCCCCAGGGCATGGCGCACGGGCTCCCCCTCCCAGGCCATGGCAGGGCCCCTCTTGAAGCGACACTCCACCCCGCCAGGCAGGCGGGCTCCCAGCGTGTGCATGTTGTTACAGTGGacctgggggaaggaaggaaggacacaaGGTCAAGTCCAGGAGAGCCCGAGCGAGCACCCCAGGGCACTCAACCCTGGTCTCAGAGCCCTCCCTGGGAGTTCGCCGCACTTACCTGCATGGCATGGAAGGTCCTCAGCCGGTCAAACTCAAACTCCATCTCCACGTAGCCGCTGGGGAAGCTGTGATTGCTCCATCCCACATAGTCATAGCCTGGCCAGACCCGAAGCTCCTGGCTCTTCCTAAAGTCATCCAGCCCCACCACGCCATCTGCCAGCTGGCCCAGACCTCCGTACTGCAGCCTGGAGAGCCGAAGAAGAAGAGGTTGGAAGAGAAGAAAGTGTCGCCTATCTGGGTGCTCTACAACCCCCATCCTCCAGTGGCCTGGCTAGTGTAGCCCAgcaaccccccacccctgccccaaccTCACACAGCTCTCTCTTACCCCCACCCAGGATTCTCTAGGGCACCTTGAAGTCACATGCTATACAAAGGCACCACCTCTAAGGGACACCGCTCAACCTATGATGTATTTATTGTGATAATTTGCAACAGATTTAAGTGTCTTAGCAGAGGCAGGCCTTTCTCTAATTCGCACAAAGTGTCACATTAGCTAGGGGTCACCTTGCTATCCCTCAATCCTGGTCCTGTCCCTTGAGCCCCACCTAAGCCATGGCTCTCTGCAGTTCTTCCCTCTCACTGCCCAGACAACCTTCTCCCCCACCCACTCCATCCACTCTCCCACCCCAGGCTCCATGTCCTGCGGGGCCCACTTCTTTCACCCGCCAacggtgtgtgtggtgtgtccaTCGTAGGTGGAGTCGTTGAGGTGCACGGCCTCAGATAAGTACATCGTCTGCCCCACAGGGGCCATGTAAGACAGGAGTCCatctggggcagggggaggaggggcgtTAGGGGCACGGagcctccatcccccacccctgcaTCAGGTCTGGGCAGGTTTCAGGTCCCTCTCTCATATCCCTCCACAGGCCACTGGCATGGAGGAGGCAATGCTGGCCAGGCCCCTCCTCACTCAGAGTGACAGATTCCCAACAGGAGAGAGGATCCTGGATGCCCCTCTCCCCCATTCCCACTCCCCAGTCCCCAGGACAGGAATGAATCCTCAGGGGTCTGAATGACTCACCCTTCCAGAGGCAGCCATAGAGCTCCACCCGTAGACAGACGCTCATGACTCGGTCCGCCCGGGGATAGAAGCGAACCAGTCGGGCCACCATGGGGGGCCCAAGGTCCTTCAGCACCACTCCCCCAGGATCCTCATTACCTAAGATCACCTGTGGGCCAGGACGCAGGGGTGGATGGGGGAGGAAGGCTCCAGATTGGATATAATTTCCCAGCCACCAGCTGCTCCCTGGCCCAGCCCACGATGGCCACAAAGAGACCCATGAAGGGTGGCACTGAGCACCCAAGGCATGGAGTACAGCCAGGCATTTGtaagacaaggggctgcagcagaGCCCTCTGa encodes:
- the DDR1 gene encoding epithelial discoidin domain-containing receptor 1 isoform X1, whose product is MGPGALSFLLLLLLLVATGDADMKGHFDPAKCRYALGMQDRTIPDGDISASSSWSDSTAARHSRLESSDGDGAWCPAGPVFPKEEEYLQVDLRRLHLVALVGTQGRHAGGLGKEFSPSYRLRYSRDGHRWMDWRDRWGQEVILGNEDPGGVVLKDLGPPMVARLVRFYPRADRVMSVCLRVELYGCLWKDGLLSYMAPVGQTMYLSEAVHLNDSTYDGHTTHTVGGLQYGGLGQLADGVVGLDDFRKSQELRVWPGYDYVGWSNHSFPSGYVEMEFEFDRLRTFHAMQVHCNNMHTLGARLPGGVECRFKRGPAMAWEGEPVRHALGGSLGDPRARTVSVPLGGRVGRFLQCRFLFAGPWLLFSEISFISDVVNDSSLALGGTFAPAPWWPPGPPPTNFSSLELEPRGQQPVAKAEGSPTAILIGCLVAIILLLLLIIALMLWRLHWRKLLSKAERRVLEEELTVHLSVPGDTILINNRPGPREPPPYQEPRPRGNPPHSAPSVPNGSALLLSNPAYRLLLATYARPPRGPGPPTPAWAKPTNTQACSGDYMEPEKPGAPLLPPPPQNSVPHYAEADIVTLQGVTGGNTYAVPALPPGAAGDGPPRVDFPRSRLRFKEKLGEGQFGEVHLCEVENPQDLVSLDFPLSVHKEHPLLVAVKILRPDATKNARNDFLKEVKIMSRLKDPNIIRLLGVCVQDDPLCMITDYMENGDLNQFLSAHQLEDKAVEEDRDGEAAQGPTISYPMLLHVAAQIASGMRYLATLNFVHRDLATRNCLVGENFTIKIADFGMSRNLYAGDYYRVQGRAVLPIRWMAWECILMGKFTTASDVWAFGVTLWEVLMLCRAQPFGQLTDEQVIENAGEFFRDQGRQVYLSRPPACPLGLYELMLRCWSREPEQRPPFSQLHRFLAEDALNTV
- the DDR1 gene encoding epithelial discoidin domain-containing receptor 1 isoform X3 translates to MGPGALSFLLLLLLLVATGDADMKGHFDPAKCRYALGMQDRTIPDGDISASSSWSDSTAARHSRLESSDGDGAWCPAGPVFPKEEEYLQVDLRRLHLVALVGTQGRHAGGLGKEFSPSYRLRYSRDGHRWMDWRDRWGQEVILGNEDPGGVVLKDLGPPMVARLVRFYPRADRVMSVCLRVELYGCLWKDGLLSYMAPVGQTMYLSEAVHLNDSTYDGHTTHTVGGLQYGGLGQLADGVVGLDDFRKSQELRVWPGYDYVGWSNHSFPSGYVEMEFEFDRLRTFHAMQVHCNNMHTLGARLPGGVECRFKRGPAMAWEGEPVRHALGGSLGDPRARTVSVPLGGRVGRFLQCRFLFAGPWLLFSEISFISDVVNDSSLALGGTFAPAPWWPPGPPPTNFSSLELEPRGQQPVAKAEGSPTAILIGCLVAIILLLLLIIALMLWRLHWRKLLSKAERRVLEEELTVHLSVPGDTILINNRPGPREPPPYQEPRPRGNPPHSAPSVPNGSACSGDYMEPEKPGAPLLPPPPQNSVPHYAEADIVTLQGVTGGNTYAVPALPPGAAGDGPPRVDFPRSRLRFKEKLGEGQFGEVHLCEVENPQDLVSLDFPLSVHKEHPLLVAVKILRPDATKNARNDFLKEVKIMSRLKDPNIIRLLGVCVQDDPLCMITDYMENGDLNQFLSAHQLEDKAVEEDRDGEAAQGPTISYPMLLHVAAQIASGMRYLATLNFVHRDLATRNCLVGENFTIKIADFGMSRNLYAGDYYRVQGRAVLPIRWMAWECILMGKFTTASDVWAFGVTLWEVLMLCRAQPFGQLTDEQVIENAGEFFRDQGRQVYLSRPPACPLGLYELMLRCWSREPEQRPPFSQLHRFLAEDALNTV
- the DDR1 gene encoding epithelial discoidin domain-containing receptor 1 isoform X5; the protein is MVPCRAGVSQGGGVPAGGPAAAAPGGAGGHPGAARRGPGQGVLPQLPAALLPGWPPLDGLEGPLGPGDGLLSYMAPVGQTMYLSEAVHLNDSTYDGHTTHTVGGLQYGGLGQLADGVVGLDDFRKSQELRVWPGYDYVGWSNHSFPSGYVEMEFEFDRLRTFHAMQVHCNNMHTLGARLPGGVECRFKRGPAMAWEGEPVRHALGGSLGDPRARTVSVPLGGRVGRFLQCRFLFAGPWLLFSEISFISDVVNDSSLALGGTFAPAPWWPPGPPPTNFSSLELEPRGQQPVAKAEGSPTAILIGCLVAIILLLLLIIALMLWRLHWRKLLSKAERRVLEEELTVHLSVPGDTILINNRPGPREPPPYQEPRPRGNPPHSAPSVPNGSALLLSNPAYRLLLATYARPPRGPGPPTPAWAKPTNTQACSGDYMEPEKPGAPLLPPPPQNSVPHYAEADIVTLQGVTGGNTYAVPALPPGAAGDGPPRVDFPRSRLRFKEKLGEGQFGEVHLCEVENPQDLVSLDFPLSVHKEHPLLVAVKILRPDATKNARNDFLKEVKIMSRLKDPNIIRLLGVCVQDDPLCMITDYMENGDLNQFLSAHQLEDKAVEEDRDGEAAQGPTISYPMLLHVAAQIASGMRYLATLNFVHRDLATRNCLVGENFTIKIADFGMSRNLYAGDYYRVQGRAVLPIRWMAWECILMGKFTTASDVWAFGVTLWEVLMLCRAQPFGQLTDEQVIENAGEFFRDQGRQVYLSRPPACPLGLYELMLRCWSREPEQRPPFSQLHRFLAEDALNTV
- the DDR1 gene encoding epithelial discoidin domain-containing receptor 1 isoform X2, which produces MRAKCRYALGMQDRTIPDGDISASSSWSDSTAARHSRLESSDGDGAWCPAGPVFPKEEEYLQVDLRRLHLVALVGTQGRHAGGLGKEFSPSYRLRYSRDGHRWMDWRDRWGQEVILGNEDPGGVVLKDLGPPMVARLVRFYPRADRVMSVCLRVELYGCLWKDGLLSYMAPVGQTMYLSEAVHLNDSTYDGHTTHTVGGLQYGGLGQLADGVVGLDDFRKSQELRVWPGYDYVGWSNHSFPSGYVEMEFEFDRLRTFHAMQVHCNNMHTLGARLPGGVECRFKRGPAMAWEGEPVRHALGGSLGDPRARTVSVPLGGRVGRFLQCRFLFAGPWLLFSEISFISDVVNDSSLALGGTFAPAPWWPPGPPPTNFSSLELEPRGQQPVAKAEGSPTAILIGCLVAIILLLLLIIALMLWRLHWRKLLSKAERRVLEEELTVHLSVPGDTILINNRPGPREPPPYQEPRPRGNPPHSAPSVPNGSALLLSNPAYRLLLATYARPPRGPGPPTPAWAKPTNTQACSGDYMEPEKPGAPLLPPPPQNSVPHYAEADIVTLQGVTGGNTYAVPALPPGAAGDGPPRVDFPRSRLRFKEKLGEGQFGEVHLCEVENPQDLVSLDFPLSVHKEHPLLVAVKILRPDATKNARNDFLKEVKIMSRLKDPNIIRLLGVCVQDDPLCMITDYMENGDLNQFLSAHQLEDKAVEEDRDGEAAQGPTISYPMLLHVAAQIASGMRYLATLNFVHRDLATRNCLVGENFTIKIADFGMSRNLYAGDYYRVQGRAVLPIRWMAWECILMGKFTTASDVWAFGVTLWEVLMLCRAQPFGQLTDEQVIENAGEFFRDQGRQVYLSRPPACPLGLYELMLRCWSREPEQRPPFSQLHRFLAEDALNTV
- the DDR1 gene encoding epithelial discoidin domain-containing receptor 1 isoform X4, producing the protein MRAKCRYALGMQDRTIPDGDISASSSWSDSTAARHSRLESSDGDGAWCPAGPVFPKEEEYLQVDLRRLHLVALVGTQGRHAGGLGKEFSPSYRLRYSRDGHRWMDWRDRWGQEVILGNEDPGGVVLKDLGPPMVARLVRFYPRADRVMSVCLRVELYGCLWKDGLLSYMAPVGQTMYLSEAVHLNDSTYDGHTTHTVGGLQYGGLGQLADGVVGLDDFRKSQELRVWPGYDYVGWSNHSFPSGYVEMEFEFDRLRTFHAMQVHCNNMHTLGARLPGGVECRFKRGPAMAWEGEPVRHALGGSLGDPRARTVSVPLGGRVGRFLQCRFLFAGPWLLFSEISFISDVVNDSSLALGGTFAPAPWWPPGPPPTNFSSLELEPRGQQPVAKAEGSPTAILIGCLVAIILLLLLIIALMLWRLHWRKLLSKAERRVLEEELTVHLSVPGDTILINNRPGPREPPPYQEPRPRGNPPHSAPSVPNGSACSGDYMEPEKPGAPLLPPPPQNSVPHYAEADIVTLQGVTGGNTYAVPALPPGAAGDGPPRVDFPRSRLRFKEKLGEGQFGEVHLCEVENPQDLVSLDFPLSVHKEHPLLVAVKILRPDATKNARNDFLKEVKIMSRLKDPNIIRLLGVCVQDDPLCMITDYMENGDLNQFLSAHQLEDKAVEEDRDGEAAQGPTISYPMLLHVAAQIASGMRYLATLNFVHRDLATRNCLVGENFTIKIADFGMSRNLYAGDYYRVQGRAVLPIRWMAWECILMGKFTTASDVWAFGVTLWEVLMLCRAQPFGQLTDEQVIENAGEFFRDQGRQVYLSRPPACPLGLYELMLRCWSREPEQRPPFSQLHRFLAEDALNTV
- the DDR1 gene encoding epithelial discoidin domain-containing receptor 1 isoform X6, producing MVPCRAGVSQGGGVPAGGPAAAAPGGAGGHPGAARRGPGQGVLPQLPAALLPGWPPLDGLEGPLGPGDGLLSYMAPVGQTMYLSEAVHLNDSTYDGHTTHTVGGLQYGGLGQLADGVVGLDDFRKSQELRVWPGYDYVGWSNHSFPSGYVEMEFEFDRLRTFHAMQVHCNNMHTLGARLPGGVECRFKRGPAMAWEGEPVRHALGGSLGDPRARTVSVPLGGRVGRFLQCRFLFAGPWLLFSEISFISDVVNDSSLALGGTFAPAPWWPPGPPPTNFSSLELEPRGQQPVAKAEGSPTAILIGCLVAIILLLLLIIALMLWRLHWRKLLSKAERRVLEEELTVHLSVPGDTILINNRPGPREPPPYQEPRPRGNPPHSAPSVPNGSACSGDYMEPEKPGAPLLPPPPQNSVPHYAEADIVTLQGVTGGNTYAVPALPPGAAGDGPPRVDFPRSRLRFKEKLGEGQFGEVHLCEVENPQDLVSLDFPLSVHKEHPLLVAVKILRPDATKNARNDFLKEVKIMSRLKDPNIIRLLGVCVQDDPLCMITDYMENGDLNQFLSAHQLEDKAVEEDRDGEAAQGPTISYPMLLHVAAQIASGMRYLATLNFVHRDLATRNCLVGENFTIKIADFGMSRNLYAGDYYRVQGRAVLPIRWMAWECILMGKFTTASDVWAFGVTLWEVLMLCRAQPFGQLTDEQVIENAGEFFRDQGRQVYLSRPPACPLGLYELMLRCWSREPEQRPPFSQLHRFLAEDALNTV